The window CCCAAATACTCAACCGTGATTTCGAAACCCATTGAACGCAATATCACCGCATAGTCGTGGGCATAATCCCCAAAGAGTTCGCCAAACCACTCCATCAGTTGATGCCACGCCGATACTTTGGGCGCTTTGGCATAGTCGCCGATGCGGATTTCACCGCCCAGCCGACAAACCCGTCCCATCTCAGAGAGTACCTGCCCGACATCGGTTTCCACCCCACTGACGGCGTTAGTTTCGACGACGGTTGTAAAAGTTTCAGGGGCGAAAGGCAAAGCGTCAAAACTGGCCTGCACAAGATGAACACGCGGCACTTTGCGCCGGGTTTCGGTGAGCATCCCCCGGGAGGAGTCCACCCCAAAACAGGTGCGATCCACCCGAAAGGAGTCTGCGAGCAACCGCCCGGAGCCGCAGGCAATATCCAAGATGCGGCCCGCGGGGAGATTCCGGCCAACTCGCTGTTTACCCTTTTCCCCAATCGAAAAAAAGATGCGCGCTAAACGATCATAGTTTCGGGATAAGCGGTCGTAAAATTCAGGCGACCAATGAAAAAGTGGTTTCGGCATGATATTGCTCCTGGTTGGGGTTGCTGTTATTATACTGCGAGATTTC of the Chloroflexota bacterium genome contains:
- a CDS encoding methyltransferase domain-containing protein, coding for MPKPLFHWSPEFYDRLSRNYDRLARIFFSIGEKGKQRVGRNLPAGRILDIACGSGRLLADSFRVDRTCFGVDSSRGMLTETRRKVPRVHLVQASFDALPFAPETFTTVVETNAVSGVETDVGQVLSEMGRVCRLGGEIRIGDYAKAPKVSAWHQLMEWFGELFGDYAHDYAVILRSMGFEITVEYLGLDGMYQYVRARRVR